A portion of the Edaphobacter bradus genome contains these proteins:
- a CDS encoding efflux RND transporter periplasmic adaptor subunit, with translation MATQRNKKRKIWIWGGVTVLLIAVILGVAVAARGNSAKIEPSQLAKVERGDIARSVVATGKVQPITKVEVKSKASGIVTHLYTDINAHVKQGQLLAQLDQVEILAQVNAQKAQLAAAESNARAAQAAIQYDKVNAQAPDLPMYEHTYKRNLEMSKDGVVSQQALDDAQQKYLAAANTRDKAVAQITVDTSKLHQAQAQVQQSQASLKQLEEQLSYTTITSPMDGVILSRDVELGDAVSSILVMGSTATLVMTIGDTRQVYVQGKVDESDIGKVYLGQPARIKVESFKEKTFQGQVTKIAPLGVEKDNVTTFEVRVSIDNPGGELKANMTANAEILLDEHKNVLTVPEQAVIYDKNRNASVEVPDSKEKKGRRKVDIKAGISNGTRTEVLSGLNSGDTVILQQ, from the coding sequence TTGGCCACACAGCGCAACAAGAAACGCAAAATCTGGATATGGGGCGGCGTCACCGTTCTGCTTATCGCCGTCATCCTCGGCGTCGCGGTCGCGGCCCGTGGAAATAGCGCCAAAATCGAGCCGTCTCAGCTCGCCAAGGTCGAGCGCGGCGACATTGCCCGGTCCGTCGTCGCCACCGGCAAGGTGCAGCCCATCACCAAGGTCGAGGTCAAATCCAAGGCCTCGGGCATCGTTACCCATCTCTACACCGACATCAACGCACACGTGAAGCAGGGCCAGCTTCTTGCCCAGCTCGACCAGGTAGAGATCCTTGCACAGGTCAACGCGCAGAAGGCCCAACTCGCCGCGGCCGAATCCAACGCCCGCGCCGCGCAGGCCGCCATCCAGTACGACAAGGTCAACGCCCAGGCCCCAGACCTCCCCATGTACGAACACACCTACAAGCGCAATCTCGAGATGTCGAAGGACGGCGTCGTCTCCCAGCAGGCCCTCGACGACGCCCAGCAGAAGTACCTCGCCGCAGCGAACACCCGCGACAAGGCCGTCGCCCAGATCACCGTCGACACCTCCAAGCTCCACCAGGCGCAGGCCCAGGTCCAGCAGTCACAGGCCTCGCTCAAGCAGCTTGAGGAGCAGCTCAGCTATACCACCATCACCTCGCCCATGGACGGCGTCATCCTCTCCCGCGACGTCGAGCTCGGCGACGCCGTCAGCTCCATCCTCGTCATGGGCTCCACCGCAACCCTCGTCATGACCATTGGCGACACCCGCCAGGTCTACGTCCAGGGCAAGGTCGACGAGTCCGACATCGGCAAGGTCTACCTCGGCCAGCCAGCCCGCATCAAGGTCGAATCCTTCAAGGAGAAGACCTTCCAGGGCCAGGTCACCAAGATCGCTCCGCTCGGTGTCGAGAAAGACAACGTCACCACTTTTGAGGTCCGCGTCTCCATCGACAATCCCGGCGGCGAACTCAAGGCCAACATGACCGCCAACGCCGAGATCCTCCTCGATGAGCACAAGAACGTCCTCACAGTGCCCGAGCAGGCCGTCATCTACGACAAGAACCGCAACGCATCGGTCGAGGTTCCCGACTCCAAAGAGAAGAAGGGCCGCCGCAAGGTCGACATCAAGGCCGGCATCTCGAACGGCACCAGAACCGAGGTCCTCTCTGGCCTCAACTCCGGCGACACAGTCATCCTCCAGCAGTAA
- a CDS encoding DUF4097 family beta strand repeat-containing protein: MKVRILLAAATLAITTAAFADGNFDRTLNVSASPNVSVATGSGYIRLKPGSDNQVHIIGHVHAGHGWKSGDVESRVQQVIANPPITQNGNDITIGGRHGDNDLFHNISIDYDITLPRTSNIAATTGSGDMEIQDVGASVKAQTGSGSIRANGVQGPATLGTGSGDVELHHSGPGDVKAETGSGSLRLYGVSGALKASTGSGDVQVDGQPSTDWKLSTGSGSIQLALGNAAHFNLNADTGSGSIRVDQPITMQGSLNRHHVSGVVNGGGPTIRANTGSGDITVH; encoded by the coding sequence ATGAAAGTTCGCATCCTCCTTGCCGCCGCAACCCTCGCCATCACCACGGCGGCCTTTGCCGACGGCAACTTCGACCGCACCCTCAACGTAAGCGCCTCGCCCAATGTCTCGGTCGCTACCGGCTCCGGGTACATTCGCCTCAAGCCCGGCTCCGACAACCAGGTCCACATCATTGGCCATGTCCACGCCGGCCACGGCTGGAAGAGTGGCGACGTGGAATCCCGCGTCCAGCAGGTCATCGCCAACCCGCCCATCACGCAGAACGGCAACGACATCACCATTGGCGGCCGTCATGGTGACAACGACCTCTTCCACAACATCTCCATCGACTACGACATCACCCTCCCACGCACCTCCAACATCGCCGCCACTACAGGCTCGGGCGACATGGAGATTCAGGACGTCGGCGCCAGCGTCAAGGCCCAGACGGGATCAGGCTCCATCCGCGCTAATGGCGTTCAGGGACCAGCCACACTGGGCACTGGCTCTGGAGACGTTGAGCTCCATCATTCCGGCCCGGGTGACGTGAAAGCTGAAACCGGGAGCGGCTCACTGCGCCTGTACGGTGTCTCTGGCGCCCTGAAGGCAAGCACCGGCAGCGGCGACGTCCAGGTCGACGGTCAGCCCAGCACTGATTGGAAGCTCTCGACCGGCTCCGGCTCCATCCAGCTCGCTCTCGGCAACGCAGCACACTTCAACCTCAATGCCGACACCGGCTCAGGCAGCATTCGCGTCGACCAGCCCATCACCATGCAGGGCAGCCTCAATCGCCATCATGTCAGTGGAGTCGTCAACGGCGGAGGCCCCACCATCCGCGCCAACACCGGCTCCGGCGACATCACTGTCCACTAA
- a CDS encoding YybH family protein produces MMPRTILLTSLLVVAASLPAHPQQPDSSATITHLRTQWAEALHAKRLDDCLSLYASDAAFLEPRGSRIQGQQALHDLFQIAFSATDSTIQFTSTTIQTSGDLGFDSGSYQETTVLHGTNTTIPVSGNYLTIYRRTPDGRWLIVQQAWTAKTTPLQPQAAASTR; encoded by the coding sequence ATGATGCCTCGCACCATCCTCCTCACCTCGCTCCTTGTCGTCGCAGCGAGTCTCCCGGCTCACCCCCAGCAGCCCGACTCGTCCGCCACAATCACCCACCTCCGAACGCAGTGGGCTGAAGCGCTTCACGCCAAGCGCCTCGATGACTGCCTCTCGCTCTACGCCTCCGACGCCGCCTTTCTTGAGCCGCGCGGCAGCCGCATTCAGGGCCAGCAGGCACTCCATGATCTCTTCCAGATCGCATTCTCCGCCACCGACAGCACCATCCAGTTCACCTCAACTACCATCCAGACTTCTGGCGATCTCGGTTTCGACAGCGGCTCTTATCAGGAGACCACCGTCCTCCACGGCACCAACACAACCATCCCCGTCTCCGGAAACTACCTCACCATCTACCGGCGCACCCCAGACGGCCGCTGGCTCATCGTCCAGCAGGCATGGACAGCCAAAACGACTCCCCTCCAGCCGCAGGCCGCAGCCTCCACCCGCTAA
- a CDS encoding HAD family hydrolase: protein MDSQNDSPPAAGRSLHPLSTMSISPIPSLIVFDLDGTLIDSRVDLCNSINAMLEHFGKPRLPDNVIATYIGDGASMLVRRALGDPEGDRHDEEYVAEALAFFLSYYRIHKLDFTYVYDGVVDSLEAIRAAHPETLMAVLTNKPVNPSRDICAHFGLDRFFFQNYGGNSFHTKKPDPHGLLALIAEASTLAGRTITPAETAMIGDSDIDVLTARNCGTLSVGCSFGLAPHTLAAARPDYTASSPTDWQTILGIP from the coding sequence ATGGACAGCCAAAACGACTCCCCTCCAGCCGCAGGCCGCAGCCTCCACCCGCTAAGCACGATGTCGATCTCTCCCATTCCCAGCCTCATCGTCTTCGATCTCGACGGCACCCTTATCGACTCGCGCGTCGATCTCTGCAACTCCATCAACGCCATGCTCGAGCACTTCGGCAAGCCACGACTTCCCGACAACGTCATCGCCACCTACATCGGCGACGGAGCCTCCATGCTCGTTCGCCGGGCCCTCGGCGATCCCGAAGGCGACCGCCACGACGAAGAGTACGTTGCCGAGGCTCTCGCCTTCTTCCTCAGCTACTACCGCATCCACAAGCTCGACTTCACCTACGTCTACGACGGTGTCGTCGACTCACTCGAAGCCATCCGCGCCGCCCATCCCGAGACCCTCATGGCCGTCCTCACCAACAAGCCCGTCAACCCGTCGCGCGACATCTGCGCGCACTTCGGCCTCGACCGCTTCTTTTTCCAGAACTACGGCGGCAATAGCTTCCACACCAAGAAGCCCGACCCACACGGCCTCCTCGCCCTCATCGCCGAGGCCTCCACTCTCGCGGGCCGCACCATCACTCCGGCCGAAACCGCCATGATCGGCGACTCCGACATAGATGTCCTCACCGCCCGCAACTGCGGCACACTCTCCGTCGGCTGCTCCTTCGGCCTCGCCCCTCACACCCTTGCAGCCGCGCGCCCCGACTACACTGCCAGTTCCCCCACCGACTGGCAAACCATCCTCGGCATTCCATAA
- a CDS encoding M20/M25/M40 family metallo-hydrolase, translating to MRLRRFASVVATVVLVLGCAAVRAGGAVGDDAVSDEAMGRAWWAHVQYLADDSLKGRLTGSDEYLKAAAYVVGRFKEYGLKPAGVNGGFYQPVTFDVQRVLADKSSMSLVVNGKAEPLVLGTDAVLGSRWAQVGTVDAPLVFIGYGLHLPEAKYDDFNSAEVPWKELKGKVVVYINGGPAELPGPLKSYARTAPFVKALRDAGAVGAISIPTPKSMDFGWQRVASGGSQPGMRLVATPEAGGVAERHPALADDHGAMFTATFNPAEAEKLFAGTGHTFAEMLALADAQKPLPRFALGKRVTATVVGEHTEVVSPNIVAKLEGWDPVLSKEYVIVSAHLDHLGVGAPIKGKTIYNGAMDDASGVASVLETAKRFGESKTRPKRSILFLIFTAEEKGLLGSRYYAGHPTVPEGSIKADLNLDMFMPIFALKKLHVQGLEQSTLAVDAKKVGEAHHIVIAGDPEPDRNSFIRTDQYSFVQAGIPALAFKFGWEPGSPEYKAWRGWLAQRYHSTEDDLSQPVDLVAAAQFNSYFADLARTVADDPATPHYLETSFFKRFEQ from the coding sequence ATGCGTCTACGCCGTTTTGCAAGCGTTGTGGCTACGGTTGTACTTGTACTGGGCTGTGCTGCGGTTCGCGCCGGAGGAGCAGTGGGAGATGATGCGGTGAGCGATGAGGCGATGGGGAGGGCGTGGTGGGCGCATGTGCAGTATCTGGCGGACGACTCTTTGAAGGGACGGCTGACCGGGAGTGACGAGTATCTGAAGGCTGCGGCGTACGTGGTTGGCAGGTTCAAAGAGTATGGGCTGAAGCCAGCGGGAGTGAATGGCGGGTTTTATCAGCCGGTGACGTTTGATGTGCAGCGGGTGCTGGCGGATAAGTCGTCGATGAGCCTGGTCGTGAATGGCAAGGCTGAGCCGCTGGTGCTGGGGACGGATGCGGTGCTTGGGTCGCGGTGGGCGCAGGTGGGGACCGTGGATGCTCCGCTGGTGTTTATCGGGTATGGGCTGCATTTACCGGAAGCGAAGTATGACGACTTCAACTCTGCTGAGGTGCCGTGGAAGGAACTCAAGGGCAAGGTTGTGGTGTACATCAACGGCGGTCCTGCTGAGTTGCCGGGGCCTTTGAAGTCGTACGCGCGGACGGCTCCGTTTGTGAAGGCGCTGCGTGATGCGGGAGCAGTGGGGGCGATTTCGATTCCTACGCCGAAGTCGATGGACTTTGGATGGCAGAGGGTGGCAAGCGGGGGTTCGCAGCCGGGGATGCGGCTGGTTGCTACACCGGAAGCCGGAGGGGTGGCGGAGCGGCATCCGGCGCTCGCAGATGACCATGGCGCGATGTTCACAGCGACGTTCAATCCTGCGGAGGCGGAGAAGCTGTTTGCCGGAACAGGGCATACATTCGCCGAGATGCTGGCCCTGGCGGATGCGCAGAAGCCGCTGCCGAGGTTTGCGCTGGGCAAGCGAGTGACGGCAACAGTGGTGGGGGAGCATACGGAGGTGGTGTCGCCGAATATTGTGGCGAAGCTCGAGGGGTGGGACCCGGTGCTGTCGAAGGAGTATGTGATCGTGTCGGCGCATCTCGATCACCTGGGCGTGGGGGCTCCGATCAAAGGGAAGACGATTTACAACGGCGCGATGGACGACGCTTCGGGTGTGGCGTCGGTGCTTGAGACGGCGAAGAGATTTGGCGAGTCGAAGACGAGGCCGAAGAGGTCGATTCTGTTTCTGATCTTTACAGCGGAGGAGAAGGGTTTGCTGGGTTCGCGGTACTACGCCGGGCATCCTACGGTGCCGGAGGGTTCGATCAAGGCCGATCTGAACCTTGATATGTTTATGCCGATCTTTGCGCTGAAGAAGCTGCATGTGCAGGGGCTCGAGCAGTCGACTCTGGCAGTGGATGCGAAGAAGGTCGGCGAGGCGCACCATATTGTGATTGCGGGAGATCCGGAGCCGGATCGCAACTCGTTTATAAGGACGGACCAGTACAGCTTTGTGCAGGCGGGGATTCCGGCGCTGGCGTTCAAGTTCGGCTGGGAGCCGGGCTCGCCGGAGTACAAGGCGTGGCGCGGGTGGCTGGCGCAGCGGTATCACTCGACGGAGGACGATCTGTCTCAGCCGGTGGACCTGGTCGCGGCGGCGCAGTTCAACAGCTACTTTGCCGATCTGGCGAGGACTGTGGCGGATGATCCGGCGACGCCGCATTATCTGGAGACGAGCTTCTTCAAGAGATTTGAGCAGTGA
- a CDS encoding FAD-dependent oxidoreductase, with translation MAAATNQLPQTTCCVIGGGPAGIMLGYLLARSGVPVTVLEKHNDFFRDFRGDTIHPSSLELLHELGLLEKLLTVPHSKVARLSGIIGDRRFTMANFAHLPTHAKFIALMPQWDFLSFMASEAAHFPSFTLRMGWEATGLIEKNGVTTGVLANTPDGPVEIPATLTVGCDGRHATSRVAGHLPLIDQGVPIDVLWLRFSRRPSDPDNALGYINYGRLIVLINRGDYFQCGYIIAKGAFAQIQQAGLPAFRQSIERIAPFLADRTSEIDSWDMVKLLTVQVNRLQQWSSPGLLCIGDAAHAMSPVGGIGINIALQDAVATANILTEALQTRSLTPHHLQQVQHYRETAVRRTQSVQVFVHRILNRVLQNPGPVTPPLALRILTSIPGFQYLTARFVGMGLQPQHIKAQ, from the coding sequence ATGGCTGCCGCCACAAATCAGCTCCCCCAAACAACCTGCTGTGTCATCGGTGGAGGCCCCGCCGGCATCATGCTCGGCTACCTCCTCGCCCGCTCGGGAGTCCCCGTCACTGTCCTCGAAAAGCACAACGACTTCTTCCGCGACTTCCGCGGCGACACCATCCACCCCTCCTCACTCGAGCTCCTCCACGAACTCGGCTTGCTCGAAAAACTCCTCACCGTCCCGCACTCGAAAGTCGCCCGCCTCTCCGGCATCATCGGCGACCGCCGCTTCACCATGGCGAACTTCGCCCACCTTCCCACCCACGCCAAGTTCATCGCGCTCATGCCGCAGTGGGACTTCCTCAGCTTCATGGCCAGCGAAGCCGCGCACTTCCCCTCCTTCACCCTCCGCATGGGCTGGGAGGCAACCGGCCTCATCGAGAAAAATGGCGTCACCACCGGCGTCCTCGCCAACACTCCCGACGGCCCCGTCGAGATCCCCGCCACGCTCACCGTAGGCTGCGACGGCCGCCACGCCACCTCACGCGTAGCCGGACACCTGCCTCTCATCGACCAGGGCGTCCCCATCGACGTCCTCTGGCTACGCTTCTCTCGCCGCCCATCAGACCCCGACAACGCCCTCGGCTACATCAACTACGGCCGCCTCATCGTCCTCATCAATCGCGGCGACTACTTCCAGTGCGGATACATCATCGCCAAAGGAGCCTTCGCGCAGATCCAGCAAGCTGGCCTCCCCGCCTTCCGTCAAAGCATCGAGCGCATCGCCCCCTTCCTTGCCGACCGCACCTCCGAGATCGACTCCTGGGACATGGTCAAGCTCCTCACCGTGCAGGTCAACCGCCTCCAGCAATGGTCCTCTCCCGGCCTGCTCTGCATCGGAGACGCCGCCCACGCCATGTCGCCCGTCGGAGGCATCGGCATCAACATCGCCCTGCAGGACGCCGTCGCCACCGCCAACATCCTCACCGAAGCGCTACAGACGCGCTCCCTGACCCCCCATCACCTCCAACAGGTCCAACACTACCGCGAAACAGCCGTCCGCAGAACCCAGTCCGTTCAGGTCTTCGTCCACCGCATCCTCAACCGAGTCCTCCAGAACCCCGGTCCGGTCACTCCCCCACTCGCGCTCCGCATCCTCACCAGCATCCCCGGCTTCCAGTACCTCACTGCACGCTTCGTAGGCATGGGGCTCCAGCCTCAGCACATCAAAGCGCAGTAA
- a CDS encoding histidine phosphatase family protein, translating into MSAGTELWVIRHGETEWSASGQHTSRTDIALTDHGRKRAEELRDFLKGTKFDAVFVSPMQRARETCAIAGFGDRAVVQDGLKEWDYGIYEGKTTPEIRKEVPGWSVWKDEIVGGETAEHVGARADAVIAQALAAAPDGGKVALFAHAHILRILAARWIGLEARGGSLFGLGTGSVSVLGWERETRVVEHWNHGFE; encoded by the coding sequence ATGAGCGCAGGAACAGAGTTATGGGTGATCAGGCACGGTGAGACAGAGTGGAGTGCGAGTGGGCAGCATACGAGCCGCACGGACATCGCTTTGACGGATCACGGACGGAAGCGGGCCGAGGAACTGCGGGACTTTTTGAAGGGGACGAAGTTTGATGCGGTGTTTGTGAGCCCGATGCAGCGGGCGCGGGAGACGTGTGCGATTGCGGGGTTTGGGGACCGGGCCGTGGTGCAGGATGGGCTGAAGGAGTGGGACTACGGGATCTATGAGGGGAAGACTACGCCGGAGATTCGGAAGGAGGTTCCAGGGTGGTCGGTGTGGAAGGATGAGATTGTGGGCGGTGAGACGGCGGAGCATGTTGGAGCGCGCGCGGATGCAGTGATCGCCCAGGCTTTGGCGGCTGCTCCTGATGGGGGGAAGGTGGCGTTGTTTGCACATGCGCACATTCTGCGGATTCTTGCGGCGCGGTGGATTGGGCTGGAGGCTCGTGGCGGGAGTTTGTTTGGGCTTGGAACGGGGAGCGTGAGCGTGCTGGGGTGGGAGCGAGAGACACGCGTGGTGGAACATTGGAACCATGGGTTTGAGTGA